From Cyclopterus lumpus isolate fCycLum1 chromosome 4, fCycLum1.pri, whole genome shotgun sequence, a single genomic window includes:
- the fsd1 gene encoding fibronectin type III and SPRY domain-containing protein 1 isoform X1: MGDQKESLRKITHTLAMKNEEISNFVCTVKQSLSNLEANTNKVQEDLESEFTSLHSVLDEMKESMVTRIKQERASRTYDLQSQLSAGSKALESSEELLELANQTLCSSETDGFNQRDNGSGLSPLPEGESQRQHESLDGGFQPGEGGVAGPQVPPRSAPLLFQAKHGYPDDSVPATPEIQVCESQVCDNTVTVVWTLPEPDSKIDHYILEHRRTNHEGPPRIREDYPWMVVEGIRELEHTLTGLRFDTRYITFRVKACNKAVAGEFSEPVTLETHAFTFKLDAASSHQNLKVEDLSVEWDSCGGKIQDIRKEKTRTNSPMHSPARSALMSPKRAPSVRPGRDRFTAESYTVLADTMIDAGQQYWEVRFDKESKAFAVGVALRSLGRFDQLGKSGASWCIHLNNWLQQSLTAKHNNKARALDCAIPDRIGVYVHYDEGVLSFYNSKTKQLMHTFKTKFQQPVIPAFMVWNGSFSVVTGLQVPSAVQSGQRKNSGTSSSNASLT; encoded by the exons ATGGGGGACCAGAAG gAATCTCTGCGTAAGATCACGCACACGCTGGCCATGAAGAACGAGGAGATCTCAAACTTCGTCTGCACGGTCAAACAGAGCCTCAGCAACTTAGAG gcgAACACCAACAAAGTCCAGGAGGACCTGGAGTCCGAGTTCACCTCCCTCCACTCGGTCCTGGACGAGATGAAGGAAAGCATGGTGACGCGCATCAAACAGGAGAGAGCCAGCCGCACATACGACCTTCAG agTCAGCTGAGTGCCGGCTCCAAAGCCCTGGAGAGTTCGGAGGAGCTGCTGGAACTGGCCAACCAGACGCTCTGCTCCTCCGAGACCGACGGGTTCAATCAG CGTGACAATGGCTCCGGCCTTTCGCCTCTCCCTGAAGGCGAAAGCCAGCGACAACATGAGTCACTTGATGGTGGATTTCAGccaggagagggaggtgttgCAGGGCCTCAAGTTCCTCCCAGGTCTGCGCCACTTTTATTTCAAGCGAAACACGGATACCCTGACGACAGCG TTCCTGCCACTCCTGAGATCCAGGTGTGCGAGTCCCAGGTGTGCGACAACACGGTGACCGTGGTCTGGACCTTACCGGAGCCCGACAGCAAGATAGACCACTACATCCTGGAGCACCGCCGCACCAACCACGAGGGCCCGCCGCGCATCAGAGAGGACTACCCCTGGATGGTGGTGGAGGGGATACGGGAGCTGGAGCACACACTCACCG GTCTTCGCTTTGACACCCGGTACATCACGTTCAGGGTGAAAGCGTGTAACAAGGCCGTGGCGGGAGAGTTCTCCGAGCCGGTCACGCTAGAAACCCACG CCTTCACCTTCAAACTGGACGCTGCTTCGTCCCACCAGAACCTGAAGGTGGAGGACCTGAGCGTGGAGTGGGACAGCTGCGGAGGAAAGATACAGGACATCCGCAAAGAAAAGACGAGAACCAACTCCCCGATGCACTCCCCGGCCAG GTCGGCCCTGATGTCTCCGAAGAGGGCGCCGAGCGTCCGGCCCGGCAGAGACAGGTTTACAGCCGAGTCCTACACGGTGCTGG ccgACACGATGATCGACGCCGGCCAGCAGTACTGGGAGGTGCGGTTCGACAAGGAGAGCAAGGCCTTCGCGGTGGGCGTGGCCCTGCGGAGCCTGGGGCGATTCGACCAGCTGGGGAAGAGCGGCGCCTCCTGGTGCATCCACCTGAACAACTGGCTGCAGCAGAGCCTCACGGCGAAGCACAACAACAAGGCTCGAGCGCTGGACTGCGCCATCCCGGACCGCATCGGGGTCTACGTCCACTACGACGAAG GTGTCCTGTCTTTCTACAACTCCAAAACTAAACAGCTGATGCACACCTTCAAAACCAAGTTCCAGCAGCCGGTTATACCGGCGTTCATG GTGTGGAACGGTAGTTTCTCCGTAGTGACGGGCCTGCAGGTTCCCAGCGCCGTGCAGAGCGGCCAGAGGAAGAACAGCGGCACCAGCAGCTCCAACGCCAGCCTCACTTAG
- the fsd1 gene encoding fibronectin type III and SPRY domain-containing protein 1 isoform X2, translating to MGDQKESLRKITHTLAMKNEEISNFVCTVKQSLSNLEANTNKVQEDLESEFTSLHSVLDEMKESMVTRIKQERASRTYDLQSQLSAGSKALESSEELLELANQTLCSSETDGFNQAAKDIKDSVTMAPAFRLSLKAKASDNMSHLMVDFSQEREVLQGLKFLPVPATPEIQVCESQVCDNTVTVVWTLPEPDSKIDHYILEHRRTNHEGPPRIREDYPWMVVEGIRELEHTLTGLRFDTRYITFRVKACNKAVAGEFSEPVTLETHAFTFKLDAASSHQNLKVEDLSVEWDSCGGKIQDIRKEKTRTNSPMHSPARSALMSPKRAPSVRPGRDRFTAESYTVLADTMIDAGQQYWEVRFDKESKAFAVGVALRSLGRFDQLGKSGASWCIHLNNWLQQSLTAKHNNKARALDCAIPDRIGVYVHYDEGVLSFYNSKTKQLMHTFKTKFQQPVIPAFMVWNGSFSVVTGLQVPSAVQSGQRKNSGTSSSNASLT from the exons ATGGGGGACCAGAAG gAATCTCTGCGTAAGATCACGCACACGCTGGCCATGAAGAACGAGGAGATCTCAAACTTCGTCTGCACGGTCAAACAGAGCCTCAGCAACTTAGAG gcgAACACCAACAAAGTCCAGGAGGACCTGGAGTCCGAGTTCACCTCCCTCCACTCGGTCCTGGACGAGATGAAGGAAAGCATGGTGACGCGCATCAAACAGGAGAGAGCCAGCCGCACATACGACCTTCAG agTCAGCTGAGTGCCGGCTCCAAAGCCCTGGAGAGTTCGGAGGAGCTGCTGGAACTGGCCAACCAGACGCTCTGCTCCTCCGAGACCGACGGGTTCAATCAG GCGGCCAAAGACATTAAGGATAG CGTGACAATGGCTCCGGCCTTTCGCCTCTCCCTGAAGGCGAAAGCCAGCGACAACATGAGTCACTTGATGGTGGATTTCAGccaggagagggaggtgttgCAGGGCCTCAAGTTCCTCCCAG TTCCTGCCACTCCTGAGATCCAGGTGTGCGAGTCCCAGGTGTGCGACAACACGGTGACCGTGGTCTGGACCTTACCGGAGCCCGACAGCAAGATAGACCACTACATCCTGGAGCACCGCCGCACCAACCACGAGGGCCCGCCGCGCATCAGAGAGGACTACCCCTGGATGGTGGTGGAGGGGATACGGGAGCTGGAGCACACACTCACCG GTCTTCGCTTTGACACCCGGTACATCACGTTCAGGGTGAAAGCGTGTAACAAGGCCGTGGCGGGAGAGTTCTCCGAGCCGGTCACGCTAGAAACCCACG CCTTCACCTTCAAACTGGACGCTGCTTCGTCCCACCAGAACCTGAAGGTGGAGGACCTGAGCGTGGAGTGGGACAGCTGCGGAGGAAAGATACAGGACATCCGCAAAGAAAAGACGAGAACCAACTCCCCGATGCACTCCCCGGCCAG GTCGGCCCTGATGTCTCCGAAGAGGGCGCCGAGCGTCCGGCCCGGCAGAGACAGGTTTACAGCCGAGTCCTACACGGTGCTGG ccgACACGATGATCGACGCCGGCCAGCAGTACTGGGAGGTGCGGTTCGACAAGGAGAGCAAGGCCTTCGCGGTGGGCGTGGCCCTGCGGAGCCTGGGGCGATTCGACCAGCTGGGGAAGAGCGGCGCCTCCTGGTGCATCCACCTGAACAACTGGCTGCAGCAGAGCCTCACGGCGAAGCACAACAACAAGGCTCGAGCGCTGGACTGCGCCATCCCGGACCGCATCGGGGTCTACGTCCACTACGACGAAG GTGTCCTGTCTTTCTACAACTCCAAAACTAAACAGCTGATGCACACCTTCAAAACCAAGTTCCAGCAGCCGGTTATACCGGCGTTCATG GTGTGGAACGGTAGTTTCTCCGTAGTGACGGGCCTGCAGGTTCCCAGCGCCGTGCAGAGCGGCCAGAGGAAGAACAGCGGCACCAGCAGCTCCAACGCCAGCCTCACTTAG